A single Lolium perenne isolate Kyuss_39 chromosome 6, Kyuss_2.0, whole genome shotgun sequence DNA region contains:
- the LOC127308451 gene encoding uncharacterized protein, whose translation MDSGGARGGDHGRHHLGQLRPATWSFAGGGGVPWPVAGQRSSSSYICGYCKREFRSAQALGGHMNVHRRERARLCYYYSCAAAHRVLPNLNFAPAQYHCSSDTTTARTPPAVYSFFSTAAADAATSTAAKAAALEVNVELGVGGGFGDGGGGGGGGLDLDLRLGCS comes from the coding sequence ATGGACAGCGGAGGCGCGAGAGGAGGAGACCACGGCCGCCACCACCTCGGCCAGCTTCGGCCGGCAACGTGGAGCTtcgccggtggcggcggcgtcccgtGGCCGGTGGCGGGACAGAGGTCGTCGTCGTCGTACATCTGCGGCTACTGTAAGAGGGAGTTCCGGTCCGCGCAGGCGCTGGGAGGCCACATGAACGTCCACCGGAGGGAGAGGGCCAGGCTGTGCTACTACTACTcctgcgccgccgcccaccggGTGCTTCCAAACCTCAACTTCGCGCCGGCGCAGTACCATTGCAGCAGCGACACGACGACGGCGAGGACTCCGCCTGCCGTCTACAGTTTCTTCtccacggcggcggcggacgctgCCACGTCAACGGCGGCGAAGGCTGCTGCGTTGGAGGTGAACGTGGAGCTTGGGGTCGGAGGAGGgttcggtgatggtggtggaggtggaggtggaggtttgGATCTTGACCTcaggcttggttgctcttga
- the LOC127308449 gene encoding signal peptide peptidase-like 5, whose translation MAASVVLAVLLASALAGAAAGGDIVHQDDQAPKIPGCSNDFVLVKVQSWVDGKEKDEYVGVGARFGPKIVSKEKYANRTQLILADPIECCSPPKEKVSGGLLLVKRGKCKFTKKAKIAEAAGASGILIINHGTELYKMVCEKNETELDIHIPAVLLPQDAGIALHSLVTDGKSVSVQLYSPDRPVVDTAEVFLWLMAVGTVLCASYWSAWSSREAINEQEKLLKDGHEVSLNVEGGGSSGIVDINVISAIMFVVIASCFLIMLYKLMSTWFVELLVVIFCIGGVEGLQTCLVALLSRWFRSAAESFLKVPFFGAISYLTLAVSPFCVVFAVLWAVYRQYPYAWIGQDILGIALIVTVIQIVRVPNLKVGSVLLSCAFFYDIFWVFISKRWFHESVMIAVARGDKTDEDGVPMLLKIPRMFDPWGGYSIIGFGDILLPGLVVAFALRYDWAAKKSLRSGYFLWSALAYGTGLLITYVALNLMDGHGQPALLYIVPFTLGTLISLGWKRRELQNLWFKGEPERVCTHVHMMMQPHQAKDISVSDPSSS comes from the exons ATGGCCGCGTCGGTGGTGCTGGCGGTGCTGCTTGCGTCGGCACTGGCGGGGGCCGCTGCCGGCGGCGACATCGTCCACCAGGACGACCAGGCCCCCAAGATTCCCGGCTGCTCCAACGACTTCGTCCTC GTCAAAGTGCAGAGCTGGGTCGACGGCAAAGAGAAAGACGAGTATGTTGGTGTTGGCGCCCGCTTCGGTCCCAAGATAGTGTCCAAGGAGAAATATGCGAACCGAACTCAGCTCATTCTGGCGGACCCGATTGAGTGCTGCAGTCCTCCAAAAGAAAAG GTTTCTGGAGGCCTCCTTCTAGTTAAAAGGGGGAAATGCAAGTTCACGAAGAAAGCAAAGATCGCAGAGGCGGCTGGTGCTTCTGGTATACTCATCATAAACCATGGCACCG AGCTGTACAAGATGGTCTGTGAAAAGAACGAGACAGAGCTTGATATACACATACCGGCAGTTCTCTTGCCACAAGATGCGGGCATCGCTTTACACTCGCTTGTTACCGATGGTAAATCAG TTTCTGTGCAGCTATACTCTCCAGATCGTCCTGTAGTCGATACGGCAGAGGTTTTTCTTTGGCTCATGGCTGTCGGCACTGTCCTCTGTGCGTCATACTGGTCAGCATGGAGCTCTAGGGAAGCCATTAATGAACAGGAGAAGCTCCTGAAG GATGGCCACGAAGTCTCACTGAATGTTGAGGGCGGAGGTTCTAGCGGCATTGTAGATATCAACGTGATATCAGCAATAATGTTTGTTGTGATTGCATCCTGCTTCTTAATAATGCTTTACAAGCTGATGTCTACCTGGTTTGTTGAGCTACTGGTGGTAATATTCTGCATCGGCGGTGTTGAG GGTCTGCAAACATGCTTGGTTGCTTTGTTGTCAAG ATGGTTTAGATCTGCTGCGGAATCATTTCTGAAAGTACCATTCTTTGGTGCTATTTCGTACCTTACGCTGGCAGTATCCCCATTTTGCGTTGTGTTTGCTGTTCTATGGGCTGTTTATCGTCAGTATCCCTATGCTTGGATTGGGCAAGATATTCTT GGTATTGCACTGATAGTTACTGTTATCCAAATTGTCAGAGTACCTAACCTCAAG GTTGGTTCAGTTCTTCTCAGTTGTGCTTTCTTCTACGACATATTCTGGGTATTCATCTCCAAGAGGTGGTTTCATGAGAGTGTGATGATTGCG GTTGCACGTGGTGATAAGACCGATGAAGATGGTGTGCCCATGTTGCTGAAAATCCCACGGATGTTTGATCCATGGGGTGGATACAGTATCATCGGCTTTGGTGACATCCTTCTTCCTGGGCTGGTAGTTGCATTTGCCTTAAG ATATGATTGGGCTGCCAAGAAAAGCTTGCGGTCTGGTTACTTTCTGTGGTCAGCTTTGGCCTATGGCACTG GGCTTCTTATTACGTATGTCGCGTTGAACCTTATGGATGGGCATGGCCAGCCTGCTCTTCTCTACATCGTGCCTTTCACACTTG GCACGTTGATATCGCTTGGGTGGAAGAGAAGGGAGCTTCAGAATCTGTGGTTCAAGGGAGAGCCAGAGAGAGTCTGCACTCATGTGCATATGATGATGCAGCCTCATCAGGCCAAGGATATATCAGTATCTGATCCATCTTCCTCTTAG